CACGAGGTAACGCATCATGTAATGTAAGTGCTTCGTTGCCCATTTCTGGTGCATCGCGCTCAAGTTGATGGCGCATTAAGGTTACCCACCAAGGGGCGAAGTGATCGTCTTTATCTGTAATATAGTCGGTAATTTCTGCCTGAAAACCTTTATCACCTTTATTCAGTGGATGACGACGCATGACCGCAACAGCCCAATCTTGATCGACAAAACTATGGGTTAAGCTTTGAGCTGGTCGGCAAGGAATAGCATCTTTTAGTAGAGGATGGTCTGGTATTATCCACAGACGGTTATCACCTTCTTTTCTCTGAATACGGCCGACAAAACGAGTTAAAAAGGGTTCAACTAATTCTTCAGGTTCAACTGATTCTTTGTCGTTATTGGTATGAACAGCAGCAATAACACGGTCGCCGTGCATCACTTTTTTCATTTGCGGAGGGGGAATAAAATAGCTTTTCTGACCATCAACTTCAAGGAAGCCAAAGCCTTTATCTGTTCCCTTTACAAGGCCTTCCACGCGCGGTGTTTGGGCATGGAGTTGCTGTTTTAGCTGTGCAAGCAGCGGATTGTCTTGAAACATATTTTTCCGGAAAGTCGGCAGTTTTAATAATAAAAGTGGGCAATAGTTTTATTCGATTGTGCGTAGCGACGCAAGTAATATTGCATCAGAAAAACAGACAAATCGGCAAATTTTTATTCAGGATCTGTTTTTTCTTTAAATTCACACAGATCTTCAATAATACAAGAGCCACACCGTGGTTTTCGTGCAATACAGGTATAACGACCATGAAGAATAAGCCAGTGATGGCAATCAACTTTAAATTCTGCCGGAACAACCTTTAAGAGTTTTAGCTCAACTTCATTGACATTCTTGCCGGGGGCAAAGCCTGTACGATTACTCACTCTAAAGATATGTGTATCGACAGCAATTGTTGGCCAGCCAAATGCGGTATTTAAAACAACATTTGCAGTTTTGCGACCAACGCCTGGCAAAGCTTCAAGGGCTTCTCTGTTTTCAGGAACCTCACTGTGATGTTTATCCACCAAAATTTGACAGGTCTTAATCACATTTTCAGCTTTGGTATTATAAAGGCCAATGGTTTTAATGTATTTCTTAAGTCCATCCACCCCTAAATTCAGGATAGCTTGTGGTGTGTTGGCAACTGGATAAAGCTTAGCGGTTGCCTTATTGACACTCACATCGGTCGCTTGTGCAGAGAGTAACACGGAGATCAATAGTTCAAACGGAGAGTCAAATTTTAGCTCTGTCGTAGGTTGCGGATTGTTATCACGCAACCGAGTTAGAATTTCAATACGTTTTGCTTGATTCATTATGCTCACAAATTAATTTTTAACGATATGACTACCACAGCCTTGCTCTTTTTCATAAGTTTTCATTGTCGAAGCGCTGCGCTTTTTCTGTCTTTCATCGATAAGGTATTTTCCCGCTAACATAAAGCCTAAACCGATAAAAGCACCTGGTGGTAAAATGGCAAGTAAGAAGGGTGAATCTAAATGAACTATTTCGATTCTTAATACTTGAGCCCATTCACCTAACAGTAAATCTGCACCGTCAAATAATGTTCCGTTACCTAAAATTTCACGGATCGCGCCTAACACAAAGAGTGCGGCTGTTGCCCCTAATCCCATTGCTAACCCATCAATGGCAGAAGGAAAGACTTCATTTTTAGCAGCGAAGGCTTCAGCACGGCCAATAACAATACAGTTGGTGACTATTAATGGAATAAAGATCCCCAACGATTGGTATAAACCATAGGCGTATGCGTTAATCAGTAATTGCACAGCACTGACGACAGACGCGATTATCATAACATAAATTGGGATACGAATTTCAGAAGGAACCCAACGACGTAAACTTGAAACCGCCACATTGGTGCAAAATAGCACTAATGTTGTCGCAAGTCCTAAGCCTAGCGCATTAGTTGCTGTAGAAGAAACCGCAAGTAAAGGGCATAGACCAAGTAATTGCACTAGAGCTGAGTTGTTTGTCCATAACCCTTGAGCAAAGAGCGTTTTAATGGAGTTCATATTAATTCGCCTCACAGACAGAGAGAGTTTCTAACTTCTCTGGTAATGATTGTATTAGCCATGCTGTGCGTTTTGATGAGTTAACGACAGCACGGGGGGTGATCGTCGCACCTGTAAATTGATCAAAATCGCCACCATCTTTTTTTACTGCCCAATGTGGATCGTTTTCACTGGAAATGAATTTATGGCTCAGTGTTGTGATCCAATCGGAGATGCGTGTTTCAATTTTATCACCCAGACCAGGAGTTTCGTTATGTGCAGTTACACGAACACCTAATACGTTACCTTTAAAGTCAGCACCAACAAGAAGTTCAATTGCACCTGAATAGCCATCTGGTGCGGTAGATTCTAAGGCTGCTGCAACGGGTTTACCTTCAAAACGCGCTACATAAAGTTTATGAGGTTTTGAATTCCCCAATTCAGGTGCCGTAAGTAGATAACAATCTTTAGAAAGTTCATTGTCATACATTGTTTGAGGGATCACCTGATCCAACAATCTTTGTTTTTCTATAGCCACTTGCTCTGCAATGGTGTCTGCGGTTAAGTGGTATACCACAGCGGTTAAACCTGTTGTACAAGCCGCAAAGACAGCTAATGTTAGCCCATGACGTTTTAAGATCTCGATCATCATTTTCTCCTTGGCACATTAATGCCCATAAACACGAGGGCGTGTATAGCTATCGATTAAAGGTACGGCGATATTGGCAAGCAATACTGAGAAAGCAACAGCGTCTGGATATCCACCATAAACACGGATAATCCATACTAATAAGCCTATCATGCCTGCATAAATTAAACGGCCTTTAGGGGTTGTAGAGGCACTTACAGGATCTGTCGCTATAAAGAAAGCTCCTAACATTGTTGCCCCTGAGAAAATTTGTAATAAGGGTTGTGAGTAACGAGTAGGATCGATACCCCAACTAATAACAGAACATAAGGCTAACATTGAGATCATTGCAACAGGGATATGCCAGCTAATAATGCGTTTATAGAGCAGAACTAATCCACCAACTAAATAAGCTACATTCACCCATTGCCATCCAATACCGGCAAATTCACCTTGTAAAATAGGTGTTGCTAACACTTCATCAATAGAATGAGTTAGTAATCCAGTTTTAAAACTATCAAGAGGTGTAGCTTGTGTAATGCCATCAACAGAGCGTCTTAAATCTTCAAGTGTTAAACCTGATGATGTATGACCTGTAAAGAAGATACTTAAACTATCCATGACATTGTAAGAGACAGCTTGTAGTTCAACAGGAGGCATCCACGATGTCATTTGTACTGGGAATGAAATTAGTAAAACCACATAACCTACCATTGCGGGGTTAAATGGATTTTGCCCTAAACCACCATAAATATGTTTTGCGATAACGACAGCAACAAAGGTACCTAAGACAATGATCCACCATGGTGCCAAAGGCGGAATACTAATTGCTAGTAATACACCAGTAAGCAGTGCGGAGTTATCTTTAAGGTAAAGTAATGGATCTTCTTTTTTGAGTTTTACGCACACAGTTTCAGCCACAAGCGCAACGATAATGGCTAATATAATTTGGTAAATAGTGCCTAAACCAAAAAAATAGATCTGACTGATGATCCCCGGTAGTGCCGCTAATGTTACCCATAGCATAACTTGGCTGGTGGATTGCTGATTATGCGTAAAAGGGGAACTCGCAATTTTTAATTTACTGTTGTTATTTTGTATCGGTCTAAATTTCATCTGTGATTAGTCCAAGGTAACTTCTTCTTTAGCTCGACGTTGTTCGGCTTCTTTTTTCGCTTTTACTCTGGCAATAGCCGCCGCGACAGCAGCTTTGCGCGGATCGACTTCTTCGGCTTCAGCGCTTTCAACAGAGGCTTCAACTGTTGTTTCTGCTTGAGTTTGTTGAGCTTCTTTTTTCGCTTTTACTCTGGCAATAGCCGCCGCGACAGCGGCTTTGCGCGGATCGACTTCTTCGGCTTCAGCGCTTTCAACAGAGGCTTCAACTGTTGTTTCTGCTTGAGTTTGTTGAGCTTCTTTTTTCGCTTTTACTCTGGCAATAGCCGCCGCGACAGCGGCTTTGCGCGGATCGACTTCTTCGGCTTCAGCGCTTTCAACAGAGGCTTCAACTGTTGTTTCTGCTTGAGTTTGTTGAGCTTCTTTTTTCGCTTTTACTCTGGCAATAGCCGCCGCGACAGCGGCTTTGCGCGGATCGACTTCTTCGGCTTCAGCGCTTTCAACAGAGGCTTCAACTGTTGTTTCTGCTTGAGTTTGTTGAGCTTCTTTTTTGGCTTTTACTCTGGCAATAGCCGCCGCGACAGCAGCTTTGCGCGGATCGACTTCTTCGGCTTCAGCGCTTTCAACAGAGGATTCAACCGTTGTTGTTGCTTGAGAAGCTTGCTGTGCTTTTTTGGCTTTTACACGAGCCAATGCCGCCGCAACAGCAGCTTTGCGCGGATCGGCTTCTTCGGCTTCAGCGCTTTCAACAGAGGCTTCAACTGTTGTTTCTGCTTGAGTTTGTTGAGCTTCTTTTTTCGCTTTTACTCTGGCAATAGCCGCCGCGACAGCAGCTTTGCGCGGATCGACTTCTTCGGCTTCAGCGCTTTCAACAGAGGCTTCAACCGTTGTTGTTGCTTGAGAAGCTTGCTGTGCTTTTTTGGCTTTTACACGAGCTAATGCCGCGGCAACAGCAGCTTTGCGCGGATCGACTTCTTCGGCTTCAGCGCTTTCAACAGAGGATTCAACCGTTGTTGTTGCTTGAGAGGCTTGCTGTGCTTTTTTGGCTTTTACACGAGCCAATGCCGCGGCAACAGCAGCTTTGCGCGGATCGACTTCTTCGGCTTCAGCGCTTTCAACCGTTGTTGTTGCTTGAGAGGCTTGCTGTGCTTTTTTGGCTTTTACACGAGCCAATGCCGCCGCGACAGCAGCTTTGCGTGGATCAGCGTCTTCGTTGTCACTTACTATATTATCATTTGAGGTTTCTAATGCTTTTTGCTGTGCTAATTTAGCTGCTTGTTTTGCTCTGACTTCTTCTTTTCGTTTTCTACGTGCGGCGATAGCGGCTGCGTTATCTGGCTCTTCACCTGCTTTCACAGAAATAATTTTACCGATATTCTGTTTTTCTTTTACACGAGAGAGCGCAGATTGAACTTCATTATGTTCATTATCATCAAGTTTAACTGCAGCACGTTGATGCCTTGCTTCACGTTCAAGTTTCTCACGCTCCATACGTAATTTTTTTGCTTCAAAACGCGCTTTAGCTTCAGCGGCACGTTTGACTTCTGCATCAATTTCACGTATTTCAGCCTTTTCTTGGCGATAGTATTGAACTAGCGGAATATTACTTGGGCAAACAAATGCACAAGCACCACATTCAATACAATCAAATAAATTATGTTGTTGTGCCTTCTCATGCTCTTTACCTTTACTAAACCAGTAAAGTTGTTGAGGTAATAAACCACTAGGGCAGGCATCTACACAATGACCACAGCGGATACATGCCTCTTCAAGGTTATCTGTATCCATTTCTTCAACAGAAGGGATTAGTAGGCAGTTAGTTATCTTGACTACTGGGGCATTTAAGTCAGGTAAGGTAAAGCCCATTAATGGGCCCCCCATAATCACCATTTGTTCAGAGCCTGCAACAAAACCAGCTTGTTTCAACAATGAATAAATAGGGGTGCCTAAACGCACCCAGAAGTTACCGGGTGTTTTGGCTCCATTGCCAGTGACCGTGACAACACGTTCAATTAAAGGCTCATCATCAATAATGGCACGTTTGATGGCAACAACAGTACCGACGTTTTGCATCAAAACACCAATATCAGATGAACGACCACCTGATGGCACTTCTTTACCTGTTAATATTTTGGTCAGTTGTTTAGCACCGCCAGAGGGATATTTTGTGGGAATGACACGAATAAAAATTCGTTTCTCATCAGGTACGGCATTTAATGCTAGTTTCAATGCTTCAATAGCTTCAGGTTTGTTATCTTCAATACCAATTAACACTTCATCAGGACAGAGAAGGTGAATTAATACCTGACAACCAGCAATCACTTCATCAGCATGCTCTTGCATTAAGCGATCATCCGCCGTGATATAAGGTTCACATTCTGCTGCATTGACAATCAGTGTGTTAACTAAATCACCACCGCCTTTTAATTTTGAAGCTGTTGGGAATCCAGCGCCCCCTAATCCAGCAATACCCGCTTCATGGATACGAGCGAGTAAAGTCTCTTTGCTTTGTGATTGGTAATCAGTAAGAGGGAACTGTTCACGCCATTCATCTTTACCGTCAGATTGAATTCTTACGGCAATTTCAGGTAACCCTGAAGGGTGAGCGCTTGGAAAAGGCTCTATAGCAGTGACAATACCAGAGATAGACGCATGAACAGGGAGTGTTCTGCCAACACCTTTAGTCAAAGGTTGGCCTTTTAAAACATGTTCACCCACGCTAACACAAAGTTGGCCTGGTACACCTAAGTGTTGATGAATTGGGACAATCACTTCATCAGGCAATTGTGCTATACGCATTGGTGTGCGACTTGACTGTAATTTCATTTCAGGAGGATGAATACCGCCTTTAAAATCCCAGATTTTATCTTTTTTAAATAACGAAAAGAGATTAAACATGAGCATTATCCTCCGTCTTTAATGACGGTTCATCTTCAGGTGTTTCTTCAGGCTCTGCTGGAATATTCTTAACAGGGATAGTATTTAAATCCCATTTCCAATTTGAGGTTGTTACTTTGACTGGTACTAAGGTAATGCAGTCAGTAGGACAAGGTGGAACGCATAAGTCACATCCAGTACATAAGTCTTCAATAACTGTATGCATTGCGCGCGTTGCACCTACAATGGCATCAACAGGACAAGCTTGAATACACTTAGTACACCCAATACAATTATCTTCATCAATTAAGGCGACTTTTCTAACGGGATTTAATGCTTCTTCGTCACCATCAAGCGGTTGAGGTTCAACACCCATTAATTCTGCGATTTTTAACATCACTTGTTCGCCACCCGGCGCACAACGGTTAATCATCTCACCATTGTTTGCAACCGCGTCGGCATAAGGGCGACAACCAGGATGCCCACATTGCCCACATTGACTTTGTGGCAAAATAGCATCTATTTTTTCAACAATAGGATCTTCCTCCACTTTAAAGCGACGCGCGGAATAGCCTAAAATTAGCCCAAAGATAAGACCTAGCGCACCAAGCACGCCAATTGCTATCCATAAAGAATTCATTACAGTTTCACCAAACCACTAAAACCCATAAAGGCGAGAGACATTAAACCTGCGGTAATTAAACCAATTGATGCACCTTTAAATGGAGCAGGGACATTTGCCACTGCTAATCTTTCTCTAATAGCGGCAAATAATACCATCACAAGAGAAAAACCTATTGCTGCACCAAAACCATAAACAGCTGACTGCATAAACGTGTGTGCTTGATTGATATTTAATAACGCAACGCCTAAGACAGCACAGTTTGTGGTAATTAAAGGTAAGAAGATCCCCAACAAACGATAGAGTGTCGGGCTTGTTTTTCTCACAACCATTTCAGTGAATTGTACAACTACTGCAATAACTAAAATAAAGCTCAGTGTGCGTAAATAAAGTAAGTCCAAAGGAACTAAAATAAAGTTATCCATCAGCCATGAACTAATAGAGGCAAGAGTCATAACAAAGGTCGTCGCAAATCCCATACCGATCGCGGTTTCTAATTTTTTTGATACACCCATAAATGGGCATAAACCTAGGAATTTGACGAGTACAAAGTTATTCACCAATACGGTGCCGACGAATAGAAGCAAGTAATCAGTCATTGTTATGCCAAAATTGTTAAACAGAGAAACAAAAAGCCTCCTGAAATAAAGAGGCTAAACAAGCGTATATAATATCAAGGGTGAAGATATGAAGTTATCGAACTTGTGTGAAAGTTTCACGAACACGTTTAGAGTACTTGATATAAGGCACAAAGCAGACAGTCGAGATGATGGACCATAATAATGATTTTACTGCCATATCATCTTCTATGGGGGCAAAGCCAAAAGTCTTAATACCTAATAATAGGTGGATAAATAACCAAAGGATAAATAAGCGAGGGAAGTTTCTTGCACGATAAAAAAATTGTCTTAATAAGTATGCTGTAAAGCCAAACATAATCCAGGTGGTTAATACTGAAAGATACCAAGCAGATATTGAGTGGAAAGAATGTAGGTGGATTAAGGAAAAGTTGGAAATATAGTCTTGGAGATAAAGTATAGATCTTATGCCAGAACCAATCACTGACAAGATCATATAAGCCAATGGCGCAAGTAGCCATCCAGTTATAGGCGCCTTTCCTGAAAGGTTATTCTGCGTGTTTGCTTTGAGATCAAATTTCATTAATTAATTATTCCTACTCGTATGTATAGAACTAAACGGGATATTATCACAAACTTTGTTATTATTTATTTAGCTACAAAAGTGAAAGTGATTTTTATTAATAAAAAAGCAGATAAAAATAGGATAGGGTTATGGCAATTAAACTCAATGTTGGGATTATCGGATATGGCTATGCAAGTAAAACCTTTCATGCTCCGCTAATAACAACAACCGAAGGCTTAAATCTCAGGGCAATTTCAAGCTCTGATGAAAATAAAGTCAAACAAGATTTTCCTCACATCACGGTTTATGCAGACTCTCAAGTACTTATTGATGATCCCTCAATAGACTTAATCATTATCCCAACACCGAATAATACTCACTATTCGTTAGCTTCACAGGCTTTGGCAAAAGGCAAACATGTTGTTATTGATAAACCATTTACGCTGACACTAGAGGAAGCAGAAAAATTATCTCAACAAGCAACAGATACCGGTAAGCTACTTTCTGTTTTTCATAATCGCCGTTGGGATTCAGGTTTCTTAACGGTTAAAAAACTTTTAGAGGATAAAACACTCGGTGAGATTAGTGCCTATGAAGCGCATTTTGATCGGTTTCGCCCAACCGTGCGTCAACGTTGGCGAGAAGATGCCGGAATCGGTGGCGGGCTTTGGTATGATTTAGCGCCTCATGTTCTTGATCAAGCCGTTTGCCTATTTGGTGAGCCTAAAGCAATTACTGCAGATATTGCTCAATTACGTCCTAATGCAAAAAATGCCGATTATTTTCATGCATTATTAGAGTATGACAATCTTAAAGTTATTCTTCACGCGTCTATGTTAGTTGCATCCCCAACACCTATTTTTACTATTCATGGGACAAAAGGAAGTTATGTTAAGTATGGTTTAGATACTCAAGAAGATGCATTAAAAGCCGGTTCTCTTCCTAATCAAACTTATAATTGGGGAATGGATAATAAAGATGGTGAATTAACAACATTATCAGCATCTGGTGAATTAGAGACAACCACACTTATTACACTCCCTGGTAATTATCCCGCGTATTATCAACAAATTTATCGTGCAATTACATTAGGTGAAGAAAACCCCGTGACGCCAATACAAGCAACGGCCATTATGCGTTTGATTGAAGCGGGCGAAATTTCAAATCGGTTAAAACAAACTATTACGCTATAAGCTAAAGGGAGCGCTAAATCTAATGTCTTGGTGGCAAAAATTAAAACTAGATCCTTTTCTCATGATAATGATTTGTGTGGTGACACTAGCAACACTATTACCCGCACAAGGAGATATTAAAGTCCTGTTTCAATATCTAACAACAGGCGCCATTGCGCTGCTTTTCTTCTTGCATGGTGCAAAGCTTTCTAGAGAGGCAATACTGGCAGGGCTTGGGCATTGGCGATTACATTTAACTGTCTTTGCTAGCACTTTTATTCTTTTCCCTATTTTGGGGCTAGGGTTACAAGTGATTGTGCCAGAATGGATGTCACCGACAGTCTATATGGGTTTTTTATACCTTTGTGCTCTTCCTGCAACCGTTCAATCAGCCATTGCTTTTACTTCTGTGGCAGGGGGAAATGTAGCCGCAGCTATTTGTAGTGCATCAGCATCGAGTATTTTAGGCGTTTTTCTTTCACCTGTGCTGGTGGGTTTTTTAATGCAAACGCAAGGTTCAGCAGATGATTTTGATACTGCTGGAGCAATCCAGTCGATTTTACTGCAATTAATGGTGCCTTTTATTATTGGCCACTTATCTCGCCCTTTAATTGGTCGTTGGGTTGATAATCATAAAAAATTAGTCAATAGAACGGATCGCTCGTCTATTTTGCTGGTGGTCTATGTGGCATTTAGTGAAGCTGTGGTTGAAGGAATTTGGCATAAAATCGACGGTTGGTCACTATTAACGATTGCGATAGTGAGCTGTATCCTGCTAGCAATTGTCATTTTTGTGAATGTATACAGTGCAAGGTTGCTTGGTTTTAATAAAGCGGATGAAGTCACCATTGTTTTTTGCGGATCCAAAAAGAGTTTAGCAAATGGTGTACCAATGGCGAACGTGCTATTTCCTGCGGCTACGGTGGGGGTAATGTTATTGCCATTAATGATATTCCATCAGATCCAATTAATGGTTTGTGCTGTATTAGCACAGCGTTACGCTAATCGAAATAAAGAAGCTGAAAATAAGTGATTAAATTTTAGTTTTAAAGGAATTCTTACAAAAGCATCGATTTAATAAATAATCGGTGCTTTTTTGTTATTGTGGTTTTTCTTGATTATTTTCTTCAGACAAGGAGGTCCGCTTTGATTTAAAAGGAAGGGGTAAACCAAGAACAGTATAAATTAAAAAGACGAATCCCATATTTAAATAATCTTCTTTATTATTTTTTACAATAACATTTGGCTCACATTCACTAGGCTCTAACTGTGCATTAATATTATATTTTCCCTGATACAGCTCACTGAGTATTGTCTTTGCTTTCTCAAAATCTTTATAATTAACTAATAATTTTACACCACCAATTGCTTGAGCATAGACTTGGTTATTCCAAACAATATTCTCATCTAAAAGAATAGCATCAATACCTTCAGATTGGAGAAGTCCTGCTTCAATTGATGCATCAAGCGGTGATAAGTATTGAGTTAATAATTTATAATGACCTCTTGTTGGGTGAATGTTCCACATAGTTCTTCCTTAATGATAAATAACCCCTTGTGAAAATTAATTTTAGTCTAAGAGGCATTAATAATCCCATCTATTTTTAATGAATATAAAAAAGCCATCTGATTAACAGATGGCTTTGATGGAAAAATCATTAAATATTAACGTGAGCTTACTTTTTTAATTAATGCGTCACGTTCAGTTTGGCTAATAAACGCCATTTTTAAACCATTAATTTGAGTTTGACGAATTTGCTCTGGTGTTAATCCCGCCGCAGGTGCTGCAACGTTATATTCGTGTTTTAATTCAATGCCTTCAACCGCAGGATCATCTGTATTAAGCGATGCAATAATACCATGCTCTAAGAAGGTTTTTAGAGGATGTTCTGCTAATGAATTGATAGTGCTGGTTTGAATATTTGAGGTTAAGCAAGACTCAATACCAATTTGATGCTCTGCAAGGTAATCCATTAAACGAGGATCTTCAATAGCCTTAACACCATGACCGATACGACTTGCGCCTAATTCTTTAATTGCGTGCCAGATGCTTTCAGCACCCGCAGCTTCACCAGCATGAACTGTAATATTCCAGCTTGTGTCACGAGCTCGATTAAAATGAGGTTGGAATAAGTGACCCGGAAAACCTAATTCGTCACCCGCTAAATCAAGTGCGGTAATTCTATCCTGATGTTTCAATAATCCATTTAATTCTTGTTGGCAAGCATCTTCACCAAAAGTACGGCTTAAAATACCGATTAAACGAATATCTACATCGTGGGATTGCAGTGCACTTTGTACACCATCAACAATGGCTTCCACGACACCTTCAACAGGTAACTGGTGTTTCATTGCCATGTAATAAGGCGAGAATCGCAGCTCGGCGTAATCAATCCCCGCATTAACCACATCCACTACGTTTTCATAAGCAACACGATGACACGCATCTAAGTCTGCTAAAACCGCCACTCCCCAATCTAATTTTTGTAAGAAGCTCACAAGACTTGGCTCATTCTTTGTAATTTGTACATGAGGACGCAAAGCTTCTAATTCATAAGCGGGGAGCGCAATATTGTGTTTTTTTGCTAAATCTAAAATAGTTTGTGGGCGGATATTACCATCTAAATGACGATGTAAATCGGTTAAAGGCAACTGTGTGTCAATCACGTGTTATTTTCCTTTTTAATAGAAATAATGAAAATCTATCGTTTATAGTGATTTTCTTATAATCGGGTAAATATAAATGAGTTGCAGATTATTATGACTGATTTTTATTTCATTCACTAATAAATAAACTTAAATTGGCTATTTTTAAAACTAAAAATGCAGTTTTCTC
This portion of the Proteus vulgaris genome encodes:
- the rsxD gene encoding electron transport complex subunit RsxD; its protein translation is MKFRPIQNNNSKLKIASSPFTHNQQSTSQVMLWVTLAALPGIISQIYFFGLGTIYQIILAIIVALVAETVCVKLKKEDPLLYLKDNSALLTGVLLAISIPPLAPWWIIVLGTFVAVVIAKHIYGGLGQNPFNPAMVGYVVLLISFPVQMTSWMPPVELQAVSYNVMDSLSIFFTGHTSSGLTLEDLRRSVDGITQATPLDSFKTGLLTHSIDEVLATPILQGEFAGIGWQWVNVAYLVGGLVLLYKRIISWHIPVAMISMLALCSVISWGIDPTRYSQPLLQIFSGATMLGAFFIATDPVSASTTPKGRLIYAGMIGLLVWIIRVYGGYPDAVAFSVLLANIAVPLIDSYTRPRVYGH
- the rsxB gene encoding electron transport complex subunit RsxB, coding for MNSLWIAIGVLGALGLIFGLILGYSARRFKVEEDPIVEKIDAILPQSQCGQCGHPGCRPYADAVANNGEMINRCAPGGEQVMLKIAELMGVEPQPLDGDEEALNPVRKVALIDEDNCIGCTKCIQACPVDAIVGATRAMHTVIEDLCTGCDLCVPPCPTDCITLVPVKVTTSNWKWDLNTIPVKNIPAEPEETPEDEPSLKTEDNAHV
- the nth gene encoding endonuclease III, which translates into the protein MNQAKRIEILTRLRDNNPQPTTELKFDSPFELLISVLLSAQATDVSVNKATAKLYPVANTPQAILNLGVDGLKKYIKTIGLYNTKAENVIKTCQILVDKHHSEVPENREALEALPGVGRKTANVVLNTAFGWPTIAVDTHIFRVSNRTGFAPGKNVNEVELKLLKVVPAEFKVDCHHWLILHGRYTCIARKPRCGSCIIEDLCEFKEKTDPE
- the rsxA gene encoding electron transport complex subunit RsxA: MTDYLLLFVGTVLVNNFVLVKFLGLCPFMGVSKKLETAIGMGFATTFVMTLASISSWLMDNFILVPLDLLYLRTLSFILVIAVVVQFTEMVVRKTSPTLYRLLGIFLPLITTNCAVLGVALLNINQAHTFMQSAVYGFGAAIGFSLVMVLFAAIRERLAVANVPAPFKGASIGLITAGLMSLAFMGFSGLVKL
- the rsxG gene encoding electron transport complex subunit RsxG, translating into MIEILKRHGLTLAVFAACTTGLTAVVYHLTADTIAEQVAIEKQRLLDQVIPQTMYDNELSKDCYLLTAPELGNSKPHKLYVARFEGKPVAAALESTAPDGYSGAIELLVGADFKGNVLGVRVTAHNETPGLGDKIETRISDWITTLSHKFISSENDPHWAVKKDGGDFDQFTGATITPRAVVNSSKRTAWLIQSLPEKLETLSVCEAN
- a CDS encoding electron transport complex subunit E, producing MNSIKTLFAQGLWTNNSALVQLLGLCPLLAVSSTATNALGLGLATTLVLFCTNVAVSSLRRWVPSEIRIPIYVMIIASVVSAVQLLINAYAYGLYQSLGIFIPLIVTNCIVIGRAEAFAAKNEVFPSAIDGLAMGLGATAALFVLGAIREILGNGTLFDGADLLLGEWAQVLRIEIVHLDSPFLLAILPPGAFIGLGFMLAGKYLIDERQKKRSASTMKTYEKEQGCGSHIVKN
- the rsxC gene encoding electron transport complex subunit RsxC; translated protein: MFNLFSLFKKDKIWDFKGGIHPPEMKLQSSRTPMRIAQLPDEVIVPIHQHLGVPGQLCVSVGEHVLKGQPLTKGVGRTLPVHASISGIVTAIEPFPSAHPSGLPEIAVRIQSDGKDEWREQFPLTDYQSQSKETLLARIHEAGIAGLGGAGFPTASKLKGGGDLVNTLIVNAAECEPYITADDRLMQEHADEVIAGCQVLIHLLCPDEVLIGIEDNKPEAIEALKLALNAVPDEKRIFIRVIPTKYPSGGAKQLTKILTGKEVPSGGRSSDIGVLMQNVGTVVAIKRAIIDDEPLIERVVTVTGNGAKTPGNFWVRLGTPIYSLLKQAGFVAGSEQMVIMGGPLMGFTLPDLNAPVVKITNCLLIPSVEEMDTDNLEEACIRCGHCVDACPSGLLPQQLYWFSKGKEHEKAQQHNLFDCIECGACAFVCPSNIPLVQYYRQEKAEIREIDAEVKRAAEAKARFEAKKLRMEREKLEREARHQRAAVKLDDNEHNEVQSALSRVKEKQNIGKIISVKAGEEPDNAAAIAARRKRKEEVRAKQAAKLAQQKALETSNDNIVSDNEDADPRKAAVAAALARVKAKKAQQASQATTTVESAEAEEVDPRKAAVAAALARVKAKKAQQASQATTTVESSVESAEAEEVDPRKAAVAAALARVKAKKAQQASQATTTVEASVESAEAEEVDPRKAAVAAAIARVKAKKEAQQTQAETTVEASVESAEAEEADPRKAAVAAALARVKAKKAQQASQATTTVESSVESAEAEEVDPRKAAVAAAIARVKAKKEAQQTQAETTVEASVESAEAEEVDPRKAAVAAAIARVKAKKEAQQTQAETTVEASVESAEAEEVDPRKAAVAAAIARVKAKKEAQQTQAETTVEASVESAEAEEVDPRKAAVAAAIARVKAKKEAQQTQAETTVEASVESAEAEEVDPRKAAVAAAIARVKAKKEAEQRRAKEEVTLD
- a CDS encoding oxidoreductase, producing the protein MAIKLNVGIIGYGYASKTFHAPLITTTEGLNLRAISSSDENKVKQDFPHITVYADSQVLIDDPSIDLIIIPTPNNTHYSLASQALAKGKHVVIDKPFTLTLEEAEKLSQQATDTGKLLSVFHNRRWDSGFLTVKKLLEDKTLGEISAYEAHFDRFRPTVRQRWREDAGIGGGLWYDLAPHVLDQAVCLFGEPKAITADIAQLRPNAKNADYFHALLEYDNLKVILHASMLVASPTPIFTIHGTKGSYVKYGLDTQEDALKAGSLPNQTYNWGMDNKDGELTTLSASGELETTTLITLPGNYPAYYQQIYRAITLGEENPVTPIQATAIMRLIEAGEISNRLKQTITL
- a CDS encoding DUF2569 domain-containing protein; the encoded protein is MKFDLKANTQNNLSGKAPITGWLLAPLAYMILSVIGSGIRSILYLQDYISNFSLIHLHSFHSISAWYLSVLTTWIMFGFTAYLLRQFFYRARNFPRLFILWLFIHLLLGIKTFGFAPIEDDMAVKSLLWSIISTVCFVPYIKYSKRVRETFTQVR